The following proteins come from a genomic window of Actinopolyspora saharensis:
- a CDS encoding cation acetate symporter produces MTAFLAVTPVVLLTLFIGLRGMATMRTTSDFLVASRGMSPLVNSAAVSGEYLSAASFLGVAGMMVKDGVGALWYPVGFTAGYVAMLVLVAAPLRRSGALTVPDFAEARLGSPALRRLTAVVVLIIAVLYLVPQFRTAGLVLSVVGGTRYWVGVVIAGAVISIALALGGMRAATYVQAFQFCLKLVLFAVPAVWLLVSAGAQLREEAVHPVEFTHFEERTRVEFRIGVTLRITEPVRVRARDGHAELLRPGEHRMEAGRSLAFPAGAAVPRVVGVSPPAGQQWQRPLLDVADAGHPLFGTWAVLVATVCGTMGLPHVLVRFHTNPDGAAARRTAALTVGLLSLFYLFPGIYGALGKVLLPELYLSGTADTAVVELPARVDGGWVGTLFTVLLTSGSFAAFLATSLGLLLVVSGAISHDLAAGGLNRLRGTALLAAAAVILLSVPAVFLEANILVTWAFTVAAATFCPLLVLGIWWSRLTVEGAVSGVLVGLLGSSAGIAVTLFGPPLDGWPAVLTAQPAPWSVPLAFGTMLLVSLRTRAPSWASTEMLRLHLDEEQPARRVRQR; encoded by the coding sequence ATGACGGCGTTTCTCGCCGTGACCCCCGTGGTGCTGCTGACCCTGTTCATCGGGCTGCGCGGGATGGCCACGATGCGCACCACCTCCGACTTCCTCGTGGCCTCGCGCGGGATGTCGCCGCTGGTGAACTCGGCCGCGGTCTCCGGGGAGTACCTCTCGGCGGCCTCGTTCCTCGGGGTCGCCGGGATGATGGTCAAGGACGGCGTGGGGGCCCTGTGGTACCCGGTGGGGTTCACGGCCGGGTACGTGGCGATGCTGGTGCTGGTGGCCGCTCCGCTGCGTCGCTCGGGGGCGCTGACGGTTCCCGACTTCGCCGAGGCGAGGTTGGGTTCGCCCGCGCTGCGCAGGTTGACGGCGGTCGTGGTGCTGATCATCGCGGTGCTGTACCTGGTTCCCCAGTTCCGCACCGCGGGGCTGGTGCTCAGCGTTGTCGGCGGCACCCGCTACTGGGTGGGGGTGGTGATCGCCGGGGCGGTGATCAGCATCGCCCTCGCTCTGGGCGGGATGCGCGCCGCCACCTACGTGCAGGCCTTCCAGTTCTGCCTGAAGCTGGTCCTGTTCGCCGTTCCCGCCGTCTGGCTGCTCGTGAGCGCCGGAGCGCAGCTGCGGGAGGAGGCGGTGCACCCCGTGGAGTTCACCCACTTCGAGGAGCGGACTCGGGTGGAGTTCCGGATCGGGGTGACGCTGCGGATCACCGAGCCGGTCCGGGTGCGGGCGCGGGACGGCCACGCGGAACTGCTGCGTCCCGGTGAGCACCGCATGGAGGCGGGCCGGAGCCTGGCCTTTCCCGCGGGAGCGGCCGTCCCCCGGGTGGTGGGCGTCTCCCCGCCGGCGGGGCAGCAGTGGCAGCGGCCGCTGCTGGACGTCGCCGACGCGGGGCACCCGCTGTTCGGGACCTGGGCGGTGTTGGTCGCGACCGTGTGCGGAACGATGGGGCTGCCGCACGTGCTGGTCCGCTTCCACACCAATCCGGACGGTGCGGCGGCGCGTCGGACGGCGGCGCTGACGGTGGGGCTGCTGAGCCTGTTCTACCTGTTCCCGGGCATCTACGGGGCGCTGGGCAAGGTGCTGCTGCCCGAGCTGTACCTGTCCGGCACCGCGGACACCGCGGTGGTCGAGCTCCCGGCGCGGGTGGACGGTGGTTGGGTCGGCACGCTGTTCACCGTGCTGCTGACCTCGGGATCGTTCGCGGCGTTCCTGGCCACCTCGCTGGGATTGCTGCTGGTGGTGTCGGGCGCCATTTCGCACGATCTCGCGGCCGGGGGGCTGAACAGGTTGCGGGGGACGGCGCTGCTCGCCGCGGCAGCGGTGATCCTCCTGTCGGTGCCCGCCGTGTTCCTGGAGGCGAACATCCTGGTCACGTGGGCGTTCACGGTCGCGGCCGCGACGTTCTGCCCGCTGCTGGTGCTGGGGATCTGGTGGTCGCGCCTGACTGTCGAGGGGGCGGTGAGCGGTGTCCTGGTGGGACTGCTCGGCTCCTCGGCGGGGATCGCGGTCACCCTGTTCGGCCCACCGCTGGACGGCTGGCCCGCCGTGCTGACGGCGCAACCGGCTCCGTGGTCGGTGCCGCTGGCCTTCGGCACGATGCTGCTGGTCTCGCTGCGCACCCGTGCTCCCTCGTGGGCGAGCACCGAGATGCTGCGGTTGCACCTGGACGAGGAGCAGCCCGCGCGGCGGGTGCGGCAGCGTTGA
- a CDS encoding intradiol ring-cleavage dioxygenase, producing the protein MTEHQSAENTDPASNGSPDQHGTTRRGVLAAFGGLGLGTAVAGLGVPATAATGRNDSGAITPSCVLAPEQMEGPYYLDYRILRRDITEDRQGIGLLLDIVVVDATSCLPLKDIAVDVWHCDASGVYSSYTEYDDGQLPPLDESGHAEPTDDTTWLRGVQLTDHRGVAGFRSVVPGWYRGRTVHIHVKTITGGHREDGTWEGGHTSHTGQLYFPAEFNERLARTSPYSDNTIPRTTNEQDLLYTTDDEGPMTQLELGRTPPWYPRETVRGTVVLGIDPAATPPPEGLPESGSR; encoded by the coding sequence ATGACCGAACACCAGTCCGCGGAAAACACCGACCCGGCCTCCAACGGTTCGCCGGACCAGCACGGCACCACCCGACGCGGTGTGCTGGCCGCCTTCGGCGGACTCGGCCTCGGAACCGCCGTGGCCGGGCTCGGCGTCCCCGCCACAGCGGCGACCGGCCGAAACGACTCCGGGGCGATCACGCCCTCCTGCGTGCTCGCCCCGGAGCAGATGGAAGGTCCCTACTACCTGGACTACCGCATCCTGCGCCGCGACATCACCGAGGACCGGCAGGGAATCGGGCTGCTGCTGGACATCGTCGTGGTCGACGCCACGAGCTGCCTGCCGCTGAAGGACATCGCCGTCGACGTCTGGCACTGCGACGCCTCCGGGGTGTACTCCTCCTACACCGAGTACGACGACGGGCAGCTCCCTCCGCTGGACGAGAGCGGGCACGCCGAACCCACCGACGACACCACCTGGCTCCGCGGTGTCCAGCTCACCGACCACCGCGGAGTCGCAGGCTTCCGCAGCGTCGTCCCCGGCTGGTACCGCGGCAGGACCGTCCACATCCACGTGAAGACGATCACCGGCGGGCACCGGGAGGACGGCACCTGGGAGGGCGGCCACACCTCGCACACGGGCCAGTTGTACTTCCCCGCCGAGTTCAACGAGCGGCTCGCCCGCACCTCCCCCTACTCGGACAACACCATCCCCCGCACCACCAACGAGCAGGACCTGCTCTACACCACGGACGATGAGGGTCCGATGACCCAGCTCGAGCTGGGCAGGACACCGCCGTGGTACCCGCGGGAAACCGTGCGGGGCACCGTGGTGCTCGGCATCGACCCCGCGGCCACGCCCCCGCCCGAGGGGTTGCCGGAGTCCGGATCGCGGTGA
- a CDS encoding helix-turn-helix domain-containing protein codes for MDSPCSKKPLTLSEQERDELMRWIRLPSTSQAVVLRCRIILACARGWTNVAVARELGVSPQSVGKWRKRFLRGRLTALRDLPRSGAPRSLSDDRVQTVLEAVLTERPPNGSRWTKRSLADRAGVSPSSVMRVLHRMGITTDTTSADPTGPGQGDQWAALYLAPPESIMAVAVDESDDPENGAGRVFSPAPGGEDSALRAELAAQLSRHGDSDSAGDLIGFLRSLEHRAFGPHDIHLICHGHGTRKIEAIRRWQEQHAGLHLHFTPSKELWIRLVERYFTPLRSARGAGSPLSLLAEAVRGRRGADARRGPLTWFHPA; via the coding sequence ATGGACTCACCCTGCTCGAAGAAACCGCTCACCCTCTCGGAGCAGGAGCGGGACGAGCTGATGCGCTGGATCCGGCTCCCCTCCACCTCGCAGGCCGTGGTGCTGCGCTGCCGCATCATCCTGGCCTGCGCCCGCGGGTGGACCAACGTCGCCGTCGCCCGCGAACTCGGGGTGTCCCCGCAGTCGGTCGGCAAGTGGCGAAAGCGCTTCCTGCGGGGGCGCCTCACCGCGCTCCGGGATCTCCCGCGCTCGGGAGCCCCGCGCTCGCTGTCCGACGACCGGGTGCAGACCGTGCTGGAGGCCGTGCTGACCGAACGCCCACCCAACGGTTCCCGCTGGACCAAGCGCTCGCTGGCGGACCGCGCCGGGGTGTCGCCCTCCTCGGTGATGCGGGTCCTGCACCGGATGGGCATCACGACCGACACGACGAGCGCGGATCCGACCGGCCCCGGGCAGGGCGATCAGTGGGCGGCGTTGTACCTCGCCCCGCCCGAATCCATCATGGCCGTGGCGGTCGACGAAAGCGACGATCCCGAGAACGGGGCGGGCAGAGTGTTCTCCCCGGCCCCGGGTGGCGAGGACTCGGCCCTGCGCGCCGAGTTAGCGGCGCAGCTGTCCCGCCACGGTGACTCGGACAGCGCGGGAGACCTCATCGGATTCCTGCGCAGTCTGGAGCACCGCGCCTTCGGCCCGCACGACATTCATCTGATCTGTCACGGTCACGGAACGCGCAAGATCGAGGCGATCCGCCGGTGGCAGGAACAGCACGCCGGGCTGCACCTGCACTTCACCCCGAGCAAAGAACTCTGGATCAGGCTGGTCGAACGCTACTTCACTCCACTGAGATCAGCGCGGGGAGCCGGGAGTCCGCTGTCCCTGCTGGCCGAGGCCGTTCGCGGCCGCCGCGGCGCAGACGCGCGGCGAGGCCCCCTGACCTGGTTCCACCCGGCCTGA
- a CDS encoding cobalamin-independent methionine synthase II family protein → MRSSTDRILTTQVGSLPRPDELLELNRKYEAGDVGQDEYRAGAEQATNDLVEKQRGIGLDFVGDGEFGKSMSQQVDYGAWWSYSFQRLGGLELRDTSLFDIKHGTSKFGDIALNSFANRRDRVRFAEAYSDPTSGVFAGKGPSNFPVCRGPLKYVGHEAINADIARFKKALDAAGLEEGFMTSIAPASCSRIGNEYYDDEEEFLYACADAMREEYKAIIDAGLILQLDDPAIAENWDQVNPAPSVEAYKRFTMSRVEALNYAIRDLPKDRIRFHLCWGSWHGPHVTDLPMSDLVDVLLSIDVQAYAFEAGNARHEHEWKVWRDVALPDDKLLLPGVVSHATNVVEHPELVADRIVNFAECVGREHVVASTDCGLGGRLHPQIAWAKLESLKQGAELATERLWS, encoded by the coding sequence GTGCGTTCGAGCACCGACCGTATTCTGACCACCCAGGTGGGCAGCCTCCCCCGACCCGACGAACTGCTCGAGCTCAACCGGAAGTACGAGGCGGGAGACGTCGGACAGGACGAGTACCGCGCCGGAGCGGAGCAAGCCACCAACGACCTGGTCGAGAAGCAGCGCGGAATCGGCTTGGACTTCGTCGGCGACGGCGAGTTCGGCAAGTCGATGAGCCAGCAGGTCGACTACGGGGCCTGGTGGTCCTACTCCTTCCAACGCCTCGGCGGGCTGGAACTGCGGGACACCTCGCTGTTCGACATCAAACACGGCACCTCGAAATTCGGCGACATAGCGCTGAACAGTTTCGCCAACCGGCGCGACCGGGTGCGTTTCGCCGAGGCCTACTCCGATCCCACCTCGGGAGTGTTCGCGGGCAAGGGGCCGTCGAACTTCCCCGTCTGCCGGGGCCCGCTGAAGTACGTGGGCCACGAGGCGATCAACGCGGACATAGCCAGGTTCAAGAAGGCCCTGGACGCGGCCGGGCTCGAGGAGGGGTTCATGACCTCGATCGCGCCGGCCAGCTGCTCCCGCATCGGCAACGAGTACTACGACGACGAGGAGGAGTTCCTCTACGCCTGCGCCGATGCCATGCGGGAGGAGTACAAGGCCATCATCGACGCGGGGCTGATCCTGCAACTCGACGACCCGGCCATCGCGGAGAACTGGGACCAGGTCAACCCGGCCCCCTCGGTGGAGGCCTACAAGCGGTTCACCATGAGCAGGGTCGAGGCGCTGAACTACGCGATCCGGGACCTGCCCAAGGACCGCATCCGCTTCCACCTGTGCTGGGGCAGCTGGCACGGCCCCCACGTCACCGATCTGCCCATGAGCGACCTCGTCGACGTCCTGCTGTCCATCGACGTGCAGGCCTACGCCTTCGAAGCGGGCAACGCCCGCCACGAGCACGAGTGGAAGGTCTGGCGCGACGTCGCTCTGCCGGACGACAAGCTGCTGCTTCCCGGGGTGGTCAGCCACGCCACTAACGTGGTCGAGCACCCGGAGCTCGTCGCCGACCGGATCGTGAACTTCGCGGAGTGCGTCGGGCGGGAGCACGTCGTCGCCTCCACCGACTGCGGCCTGGGCGGCAGGCTCCACCCGCAGATCGCGTGGGCGAAGCTCGAGTCGCTGAAGCAGGGAGCCGAGCTGGCCACCGAACGCCTGTGGTCCTGA
- a CDS encoding VIT1/CCC1 transporter family protein yields the protein MADRSSSGRSRRRRGKLRAWRKKLADEQAESTVYRELAARRQGEEREILLELSEAEQRHADHWRKLLGPEAEKPRRATLRMRSLAFLARRFGWIFVLALVQRAEARSDYDFAEDATASMAADERIHGEVVRGLAARGRARMSGTLRAAVFGINDGLVSNFALVLGVIGGGAGTGVVLLAGLSGLLAGALSMAAGEYVSVSSQRELLAAAEPDERAHSSVPYLDVDANELALVYRARGMSAEQARQRADAVLRRAPTAALPAEPGGTQEGEVVGSALGAATSSFLAFGLGALLPVLPFLAGADGASAVAVAGALSGLALLGTGSTVGVLSGGYPLPRAARQLAIGTSAALLTYLLGVLFGVSGAG from the coding sequence GTGGCCGACCGAAGTTCTTCCGGACGTTCTCGCCGGCGGAGGGGCAAGCTCCGCGCCTGGCGCAAGAAGCTGGCCGATGAACAGGCGGAATCGACCGTGTACCGCGAACTGGCCGCCCGCAGGCAGGGGGAGGAGCGGGAGATCCTGCTGGAGCTGTCCGAGGCCGAGCAGCGTCACGCCGACCACTGGAGAAAACTGCTCGGCCCGGAGGCGGAAAAGCCGCGCAGGGCCACTTTGCGCATGCGTTCGCTGGCCTTTCTCGCGCGCCGGTTCGGGTGGATCTTCGTGCTGGCTCTCGTGCAGCGCGCCGAAGCCCGTTCGGATTATGATTTCGCCGAGGACGCCACCGCCTCGATGGCCGCGGACGAACGCATCCACGGGGAAGTGGTGCGCGGGCTGGCCGCACGGGGACGGGCCCGGATGTCCGGAACGCTGCGGGCCGCGGTGTTCGGGATCAACGACGGTCTGGTGAGCAACTTCGCGCTCGTGCTCGGCGTGATCGGGGGCGGAGCCGGAACCGGGGTGGTGCTGCTGGCCGGGTTGTCCGGGCTGCTGGCAGGCGCGCTGTCCATGGCTGCAGGCGAGTACGTCTCGGTGAGCTCGCAGCGCGAGCTGCTCGCCGCCGCCGAGCCGGACGAGCGGGCGCACAGCTCGGTGCCTTATCTGGACGTGGACGCCAACGAACTGGCCCTGGTGTACCGGGCCCGCGGGATGTCGGCGGAGCAGGCGCGACAGCGCGCCGACGCGGTGCTGCGGCGCGCTCCCACCGCCGCTCTCCCCGCCGAGCCGGGTGGCACTCAGGAGGGGGAGGTCGTCGGCAGCGCGCTCGGGGCGGCCACGTCGAGCTTCCTCGCCTTCGGACTCGGCGCTCTGCTGCCGGTCCTGCCGTTCCTCGCGGGGGCGGACGGGGCGAGCGCGGTGGCCGTGGCCGGGGCGCTGAGCGGGCTCGCCCTGCTGGGGACCGGCTCCACCGTGGGGGTGCTGTCCGGGGGATACCCGCTGCCGCGTGCCGCGCGCCAGTTGGCCATCGGAACGAGCGCCGCGTTGTTGACCTATCTGCTGGGGGTGCTGTTCGGGGTGTCGGGGGCGGGCTGA
- a CDS encoding CBS domain-containing protein: MSTAHRTDTAQQTGTAQGAGTAREVMQASPACVRTDETAADAARLMARHGVGALPICGKDDNKVKGMVTDRDLVIKVVAAGRDAGTFPAGDLNQEEAVTVGADDSVDEALRLMSAHRIRRLPVIDQQRLVGIIAVADLALNLPEARMGDLVETLSES, translated from the coding sequence ATGAGCACTGCCCACAGGACCGACACCGCTCAGCAAACCGGAACCGCCCAGGGGGCCGGCACCGCCCGGGAGGTCATGCAGGCCAGCCCCGCGTGCGTCCGGACGGACGAGACCGCCGCCGACGCGGCCAGGCTGATGGCCCGCCACGGCGTGGGGGCGCTGCCCATCTGCGGCAAGGACGACAACAAGGTCAAGGGGATGGTCACCGACCGCGACCTCGTCATCAAGGTCGTGGCCGCGGGCCGGGACGCGGGAACCTTCCCGGCCGGGGACCTGAACCAGGAGGAAGCCGTCACGGTCGGGGCCGACGACTCCGTGGACGAGGCGCTGCGGCTGATGAGCGCCCACCGGATCCGGCGACTGCCCGTGATCGACCAGCAAAGGCTGGTGGGGATCATCGCCGTCGCCGACCTCGCGCTGAACCTCCCCGAGGCCCGCATGGGCGACCTGGTGGAGACCCTCTCCGAGAGCTGA
- the ligD gene encoding non-homologous end-joining DNA ligase translates to MNEKTLRSAQRSVEISRADKVLYPRGGITKGDVAEYYRRVGPTVVRYADGRPLAAERYPDGIEGQRIFQKNVPAHTPDWIERVAVPKKEGGETVHMVCTEPAALMHLADQACLTPHVWLSRVDDLQRPDRMVLDLDPTGNDLRTLRSAARSAGELLEELGLAAFVMTTGSRGFHVLVPLRREQTFDQVRDFARDVATVLAEREPRKLTVEQRKTERSGRVFVDYLRNAYAQTTVTPYALRAGKTAPVATPISWQELDRVEPWGLTIHDVPQRLHEHGDEWSSIGNRARSLGHPRRLLDDLVPST, encoded by the coding sequence TTGAACGAGAAAACCCTGCGGAGTGCGCAACGCTCGGTGGAGATCTCCCGAGCGGACAAGGTCCTGTACCCCCGGGGCGGAATCACCAAGGGCGACGTCGCCGAGTACTACCGCCGGGTCGGCCCCACCGTCGTGCGCTACGCGGACGGACGTCCGCTGGCGGCCGAGCGCTACCCGGACGGGATCGAGGGCCAGCGCATCTTCCAGAAGAACGTGCCCGCGCACACTCCCGACTGGATAGAGCGCGTCGCCGTTCCCAAGAAGGAGGGCGGCGAGACCGTGCACATGGTCTGCACGGAGCCCGCCGCCCTGATGCACCTGGCCGACCAGGCGTGCCTGACTCCGCACGTGTGGCTGTCCCGCGTCGACGACCTCCAGCGGCCGGACAGGATGGTCCTCGACCTCGACCCGACCGGCAACGACCTGCGGACCCTGCGCTCCGCCGCACGCAGCGCAGGGGAGCTGCTGGAGGAACTCGGGCTGGCCGCCTTCGTCATGACCACCGGATCGCGCGGCTTCCACGTGCTCGTCCCGTTGCGCCGGGAGCAGACCTTCGACCAGGTGCGCGATTTCGCGCGCGACGTCGCCACGGTGCTGGCCGAACGCGAACCGCGGAAGTTGACCGTCGAGCAGCGCAAAACCGAACGAAGCGGTCGCGTTTTCGTGGACTACCTGCGCAACGCCTACGCGCAGACCACGGTGACCCCCTACGCGCTGCGTGCCGGGAAAACGGCTCCGGTGGCGACCCCGATCTCCTGGCAGGAGCTGGACCGGGTCGAGCCGTGGGGGTTGACCATCCACGACGTGCCGCAGCGCCTGCACGAGCACGGCGACGAGTGGTCGAGCATCGGCAACCGAGCCCGGTCGCTCGGACACCCGCGCCGCCTCCTCGACGACCTCGTTCCGTCCACCTGA
- the ligD gene encoding non-homologous end-joining DNA ligase, producing MNALFDELSPHAAGLLRRRARPEWAEPTLATLVHEPFDHPDWLFEPKLDGQRCLIVKHGSRVRILTRNDKSLDETYPEIRAAVAEQVGADCVLDGEAVAFSGNTTSFARLQQRMQLADTAEVRSSDVTVYCYLFDVLHVAGHDTTRVPLRERKKLLARTVEFTDPLRWTPHENRSGQQHHRRACAAGWEGTLAKDATAAYQHGRSRSWMKFKCVSEQELVVGGFTDPTGSRPALGALLVGYHENGRFAYAGKVGTGFTEPTLRELRAELDRLERADSPFAEEVAESGAHWVEPGTVVSIAFTEWTEDGKLRHPTYRGLRRDKDPSAVTRESR from the coding sequence TTGAACGCCTTGTTCGACGAGCTGAGTCCACACGCGGCGGGGCTGCTGCGGCGGCGGGCCCGTCCCGAGTGGGCCGAACCCACCCTGGCGACCCTGGTGCACGAACCGTTCGACCACCCCGACTGGCTGTTCGAACCGAAATTGGACGGACAACGCTGCCTGATCGTCAAGCACGGTTCCCGGGTGCGGATACTGACCCGCAACGACAAATCGCTGGACGAGACCTACCCGGAGATCCGCGCGGCGGTGGCCGAGCAGGTCGGCGCCGACTGCGTGCTGGACGGCGAAGCGGTCGCCTTCTCCGGCAACACCACGAGCTTCGCCCGCCTGCAACAACGCATGCAGCTCGCCGACACGGCCGAGGTGCGCAGCTCGGACGTGACCGTGTACTGCTACCTGTTCGACGTGCTGCACGTGGCCGGGCACGACACCACGCGCGTCCCGCTGCGGGAGCGCAAGAAGCTGTTGGCCCGCACCGTGGAGTTCACCGACCCGCTGCGTTGGACGCCGCACGAGAACCGCTCCGGACAGCAGCACCACCGCAGGGCCTGCGCGGCGGGCTGGGAGGGGACCCTGGCCAAGGACGCCACCGCCGCCTACCAGCACGGCCGCTCACGTTCCTGGATGAAGTTCAAGTGCGTCAGCGAGCAGGAACTGGTGGTGGGAGGCTTCACCGACCCCACCGGGAGCCGCCCCGCGCTGGGGGCCCTGCTGGTCGGCTACCACGAGAACGGCCGATTCGCCTACGCCGGAAAGGTGGGAACCGGTTTCACCGAGCCCACGCTGCGTGAGCTCCGCGCCGAGCTCGACCGGCTGGAGCGCGCGGACAGCCCGTTCGCCGAGGAGGTCGCCGAGAGCGGGGCGCACTGGGTCGAACCGGGAACGGTCGTCAGCATCGCCTTCACCGAGTGGACCGAGGACGGCAAGCTCCGCCACCCCACCTACCGGGGGCTGCGCCGTGACAAGGACCCGTCCGCTGTGACCAGGGAGAGCCGTTGA
- a CDS encoding DNA polymerase ligase N-terminal domain-containing protein: MGHELGKYRSKRDFGTTTEPRGTRRASRRGRQRRFVLHKHDASTLHYDLRLEIEGTLKSWALPKGPSIDPADRRLAVPTEDHPLEYADFEGVIPEGEYGAGTVLVWDRGSCELDAEGDADAARQLRRGRLDLWLEGVKIRGGYALVRMGRSADGQWLLIKRTDEGADRRRKPLKKQPRSVRSGRDLNAIAGRTGEND; the protein is encoded by the coding sequence ATGGGCCACGAGCTCGGAAAGTACCGCAGCAAGCGGGACTTCGGCACCACCACCGAACCCCGCGGAACCCGGCGTGCCAGCCGAAGGGGGCGGCAACGCCGCTTCGTGCTGCACAAGCACGACGCCAGCACGCTGCACTACGACCTCCGGCTGGAGATCGAGGGGACCCTGAAGTCGTGGGCCCTTCCGAAGGGCCCCTCGATCGACCCGGCGGACAGGAGACTGGCCGTGCCGACCGAGGACCACCCCCTGGAGTACGCCGACTTCGAGGGAGTCATCCCCGAGGGCGAGTACGGTGCGGGAACGGTGCTGGTGTGGGACCGCGGCTCCTGCGAACTGGACGCCGAGGGGGACGCCGACGCGGCGCGGCAGCTGCGGCGCGGACGTCTCGACCTCTGGCTGGAGGGCGTCAAGATCCGCGGCGGTTACGCCCTCGTGCGCATGGGCAGGAGCGCGGACGGTCAGTGGCTGCTGATCAAGAGGACCGACGAGGGGGCCGACCGGCGCCGCAAACCGCTCAAGAAGCAGCCGCGCTCGGTACGCAGCGGCAGGGACCTGAACGCGATCGCCGGGCGCACCGGGGAGAACGATTGA
- a CDS encoding DUF1015 family protein, with protein MKIPQKQHAPAATERGTTTGGVTVRSPRVLVVNQHSIESLDGSMDPARVQRLLDTGGYTRPMLPAVIVYRLRTGRHQQTGVVLEVSLDDYRNGLVRRHEATHPDRERRIAELTEAGGAEQMPVILTYPDRPALDTLLEGVTEQPPDVRARSVGDVEHSVWMRRDAELARVLGDELGRVSSLYIADGHHRMAVAERDARSRGRPGDDTRGFTLAALFPSSQMRVLGYHRCLPGPRDRSTSEVLRTLAAQPAVAHIEECPTDAPSNPAPGMVLLRLHDQCFRLWLRPPRDDAPVRSRLDAVLLDEQLLPPVTRLVGPVEEQPPDSAGTKCWCAARNAMCFVPHPPSVEQVMAVSDAGALMPPKSTWFDPKAVSGLFVRELS; from the coding sequence ATGAAGATCCCGCAGAAGCAGCACGCACCCGCCGCGACCGAGCGCGGGACCACCACCGGCGGGGTGACCGTGCGGTCTCCCCGCGTGCTGGTGGTCAACCAGCACAGCATCGAGTCGCTGGACGGCTCCATGGACCCGGCCCGCGTGCAACGACTGCTCGACACCGGCGGATACACCCGCCCCATGCTTCCCGCGGTGATCGTGTACCGGCTGCGCACGGGACGGCACCAGCAAACCGGGGTCGTGCTCGAGGTCTCGCTCGACGACTACCGCAACGGTCTCGTCCGACGGCACGAGGCCACCCACCCCGACAGGGAGCGGCGGATCGCGGAGCTCACCGAAGCGGGCGGGGCCGAACAGATGCCGGTGATACTCACGTATCCGGACCGTCCCGCCCTCGACACCCTGCTCGAGGGGGTGACCGAGCAACCTCCCGACGTGCGGGCGCGCTCGGTCGGCGACGTCGAGCACAGCGTCTGGATGCGCAGGGACGCCGAACTCGCGCGGGTGCTGGGTGACGAGCTCGGGCGGGTGAGCTCGCTGTACATCGCAGACGGGCACCACAGGATGGCCGTGGCCGAGCGCGACGCGCGGTCCCGCGGCCGCCCCGGCGACGACACCCGGGGGTTCACCCTGGCGGCGCTGTTCCCGAGCAGCCAGATGCGGGTGCTCGGATACCACCGCTGCCTGCCCGGGCCACGGGACCGCTCCACCAGCGAAGTGCTGCGAACCCTGGCGGCCCAGCCCGCTGTCGCGCACATCGAGGAGTGCCCCACCGACGCCCCGAGCAACCCGGCGCCGGGGATGGTGCTGCTGCGGTTGCACGACCAGTGCTTCCGCCTGTGGCTGCGCCCCCCGCGTGACGACGCGCCGGTCCGATCCAGGTTGGACGCGGTGCTGCTGGACGAGCAGCTGCTGCCCCCGGTGACGCGGCTCGTCGGCCCGGTCGAGGAGCAACCGCCCGACTCGGCTGGCACGAAGTGCTGGTGCGCGGCGCGCAACGCCATGTGCTTCGTACCGCACCCGCCCAGCGTCGAGCAGGTCATGGCGGTCTCCGACGCCGGGGCGTTGATGCCGCCGAAATCGACGTGGTTCGACCCCAAGGCCGTGTCGGGACTGTTCGTCCGCGAACTGAGCTAG
- a CDS encoding cold-shock protein translates to MAQGTVKWFSSEKGFGFIAPDDGGPDVFVHYSAIDAPGFRTLDEAQQVEYTVSQGSKGPQADTVRAL, encoded by the coding sequence ATGGCCCAGGGCACAGTCAAGTGGTTCAGTTCGGAAAAGGGCTTCGGCTTCATCGCCCCGGACGACGGCGGCCCGGACGTCTTCGTCCACTACTCGGCGATCGACGCGCCCGGCTTCCGCACGCTGGACGAGGCCCAGCAGGTTGAGTACACGGTCAGCCAGGGCTCCAAGGGCCCGCAGGCCGACACCGTGCGTGCGCTCTGA